GACACCGGCGACTTCTACGCCATGGGCCACAACGAGTTGCTGCTCGCCGAGGCGCTGCGCGGCAGGGATCGCGACAGCTACCGGCTGAGCGTCAAGTTCGGCATGCTGCGCGGGCCGGGCCCCGGGTTCGGCGGGCATGACTGCCGTCCGGAGGCGGTGAAGAACTTCCTGGCCTACTCGCTGACCCGGCTGGGCACCGACCACATCGACATCTACCGTCCCGCCCGGCTGGATCCTGCCGTACCGATCGAGGAGACGGTGGGCGCGATCAAGGAGATGGTCGACGCCGGGTACGTACGGCACATCGGGCTCTCGGAGGTCGACGCGGCGACGATCCGCCGGGCGCACGCCGTGCACCCGATCGCCGACCTGCAGATCGAGTACTCGCTGATCTCGCGGGCGGTCGAGTCGGACGTCCTGCCCACACTGCGGGAGCTCGGCATCAGCCTGACCGCGTACGGCGTCCTCAGCCGCGGCCTCATCTCCGGGCACTGGACCACCGGCCACACCCCCGGCCCCGGCGACAGCCGCGGCTTCAGCCCACGGTTCACCAGCGGGAACGTGGAACACAACCTCGCCCTCGTGGACGCCCTGCGCCGGGTCGCCGAGACGAAGGGCCGCACCGTCGCACAGCTGGCCATCGCCTGGGTGGCCGCACAGGGCCAGGACATCGTGCCGCTGGTCGGCGCCCGTACCCGCGAGCGGCTGGCCGAGGCGCTGCCCGCGATGGACCTGAACCTCACCGCGGACGACCTCGCCGAAATCGAGAAAGCAGTGCCGCCGGGCGCTGCGCGCGGCGACCGCTACCCGTCCGCGTTCATGTCCAACCTCGGCGTGGGCAACTGAGTCCGGCCCGCGACTCGATCACCACCCACGCGCGTCGGGGCGGTGGCTCAGGCCTGTCGCGGGGAGCGGATCAGTAGGGTGGCCAGTACTTCCTCCGGTCCGACAGTGCTGTAGACGTGCGGGACGTCGGCCTGCCAGGAGATGTGCTCGCCCGGCGCAGCCAGCAGGGGAGCGTCGGCCGGGCCGGCGCGCAGCACGCCCGCGTGGACCGTGATGTGCTCGGTCACGCCGGGGGCGTGGGGCGGCGAGTGCTGCACGATGCCGGGGCGGACGCGCATGCGCAGCAGCTCGAACGTCGCAGTCGGCTCCTCGAAGACCTCCAGTAGCGTGGCCGTCACGGCGGCGCCGGGGACAAGGACGGCCTCTGCGGGCGGTGCGCCGGGCTCAAGAACCAGGGCCGTCAACGGTACGCCCAAGGCTCCCGCCACCGCGTAGAGCGTCTCCAGCGTCGGGTTGCGGGTGCCCAGTTCCAGGCCGGACAGGGTGGCCTTGCCGATGCCGGCGCTGCGGGC
The nucleotide sequence above comes from Nonomuraea helvata. Encoded proteins:
- a CDS encoding aldo/keto reductase, whose protein sequence is MQTRTLGRTGPAVSALGLGAMGMSGAYGAADRAESIATVHAALEAGVTLIDTGDFYAMGHNELLLAEALRGRDRDSYRLSVKFGMLRGPGPGFGGHDCRPEAVKNFLAYSLTRLGTDHIDIYRPARLDPAVPIEETVGAIKEMVDAGYVRHIGLSEVDAATIRRAHAVHPIADLQIEYSLISRAVESDVLPTLRELGISLTAYGVLSRGLISGHWTTGHTPGPGDSRGFSPRFTSGNVEHNLALVDALRRVAETKGRTVAQLAIAWVAAQGQDIVPLVGARTRERLAEALPAMDLNLTADDLAEIEKAVPPGAARGDRYPSAFMSNLGVGN
- a CDS encoding XRE family transcriptional regulator, with the protein product MDGRDTDIGSRLRRLREARGISLSALARSAGIGKATLSGLELGTRNPTLETLYAVAGALGVPLTALVLEPGAPPAEAVLVPGAAVTATLLEVFEEPTATFELLRMRVRPGIVQHSPPHAPGVTEHITVHAGVLRAGPADAPLLAAPGEHISWQADVPHVYSTVGPEEVLATLLIRSPRQA